Proteins encoded together in one Dechloromonas sp. HYN0024 window:
- a CDS encoding ScpA family protein, translated as MNAVLDVPETAPAALLFDPVARVYGQPIEQLPLDLYIPPDALAVMLDAFEGPLDLLLYMIRRANIDILDIPMAPLTRQYLDYVEAMRASNLELAADYLVMAAMLIEIKSRMLLPRPKLGEGDDADDPRAELVRRLMEYEQMKLAGQNLNALPQAEREFFWVETLVEKSLLVRLPEVSVDDLKNAWMAVVRQANLKQHHKIGREELSVREHMGIILRALQAKGGFVQFETLFDPDMGVPGLVVHFIAMLELGREKLIEITQTEAFQPIYIRVHQGGTEPGQESA; from the coding sequence ATGAACGCCGTGCTCGACGTGCCGGAAACGGCCCCAGCCGCATTGCTCTTCGATCCGGTCGCCCGCGTTTACGGGCAGCCCATCGAGCAGTTGCCGCTCGACCTCTACATCCCGCCCGATGCGCTGGCGGTGATGCTCGACGCCTTCGAGGGGCCGCTTGACCTGTTGCTGTACATGATCCGCCGGGCCAATATCGATATCCTCGATATTCCCATGGCGCCGCTCACCCGGCAGTATCTCGATTACGTCGAGGCGATGCGGGCCAGCAATCTCGAACTGGCGGCTGACTACCTGGTGATGGCTGCCATGCTCATCGAGATCAAGTCGCGCATGTTGTTGCCTCGGCCAAAGTTGGGCGAGGGCGACGATGCCGACGATCCGCGGGCAGAACTGGTACGCCGGCTGATGGAGTACGAGCAGATGAAGCTGGCCGGCCAGAATCTCAACGCGCTGCCGCAGGCCGAGCGCGAATTTTTCTGGGTCGAGACGCTGGTCGAGAAGTCGCTGCTGGTTCGTTTGCCGGAAGTCTCGGTCGATGACCTCAAGAACGCCTGGATGGCCGTCGTTCGTCAGGCCAACCTGAAGCAGCATCACAAGATCGGGCGTGAAGAGTTGTCAGTGCGCGAGCACATGGGCATCATCCTGCGCGCCTTGCAGGCGAAGGGCGGTTTCGTCCAGTTTGAAACACTGTTCGACCCGGACATGGGTGTCCCCGGACTGGTTGTTCATTTTATTGCCATGCTTGAACTGGGTCGCGAAAAGCTGATTGAAATCACCCAGACCGAGGCCTTTCAACCCATTTACATTCGAGTGCATCAAGGTGGAACCGAGCCAGGTCAAGAGAGTGCTTGA
- a CDS encoding lipid-A-disaccharide synthase N-terminal domain-containing protein, translating into MFDMDWETLIWIGIGFGGQALFMMRFVIQWWSSEKAKMVVIPVSFWYFSLAGGIVLTIYAIHRKDPVFIFGQALSLIIYVRNLHLHYKGKGRAAAS; encoded by the coding sequence ATGTTCGACATGGACTGGGAAACGCTGATCTGGATCGGCATCGGCTTCGGTGGTCAGGCGCTGTTCATGATGCGTTTCGTCATCCAGTGGTGGAGCAGCGAAAAAGCCAAGATGGTCGTCATACCGGTCTCATTCTGGTATTTCAGCCTGGCCGGCGGCATCGTGCTCACCATTTACGCCATTCACCGCAAGGATCCGGTCTTCATCTTCGGGCAGGCGCTCAGCCTGATCATCTACGTCCGTAACCTGCATCTGCATTACAAGGGCAAGGGCCGCGCTGCGGCCTCCTGA
- a CDS encoding tryptophan--tRNA ligase has product MYAERVLSGMRPTGSLHLGHYHGVLKNWIKLQHEYPCLFFVADWHALTTQYDSPQGIEKASMDMVVDWLAAGVDPNQATLFVQSRVPEHAELHLLMSMMTPLSWLERVPTYKDQQEKLAGKDLTTYGFLGYPLLMSADILIYRADKVPVGEDQIPHVEFTRELARRFNHMYGREPGFEDKAREAVKKLGSKKARLYEEMRTRFQQNGDRDAIEQAKAVLDEVQHLSMADRERLFGYLEGTGKMILVEPGYLLTEASKMPGLDGQKMSKSYNNTITMRESEESVSKKVRSMPTDPARVRRTDAGDPAKCPVWQLHQVYSNDACKEWVQAGCRSAGIGCIECKQPVIDAILREQAPMRERAQVYLDDPTLVKNIIADGCEKAREYARETMRDVREAMGLEYH; this is encoded by the coding sequence ATGTACGCAGAACGTGTTCTCTCCGGCATGCGCCCCACCGGGTCGCTCCATCTTGGCCACTACCACGGTGTTCTCAAAAACTGGATCAAGCTCCAGCACGAGTACCCCTGTTTGTTTTTCGTGGCTGACTGGCATGCGCTGACGACCCAGTACGACAGCCCGCAGGGCATTGAAAAGGCGTCGATGGACATGGTCGTCGACTGGCTGGCCGCCGGCGTAGATCCCAACCAGGCGACGCTGTTTGTCCAGTCGCGGGTGCCCGAGCATGCCGAACTGCACCTCCTGATGTCGATGATGACCCCGCTCAGCTGGCTGGAGCGCGTGCCGACCTACAAGGACCAGCAGGAAAAGCTGGCCGGCAAGGACCTGACCACCTACGGCTTTCTCGGCTATCCGCTGCTGATGAGCGCCGATATCCTGATCTACCGGGCCGACAAGGTGCCGGTCGGCGAAGACCAGATTCCCCACGTCGAATTCACCCGCGAACTGGCCCGCCGTTTCAACCACATGTACGGCCGCGAGCCGGGCTTCGAGGACAAGGCGCGCGAAGCCGTCAAGAAACTGGGCAGCAAGAAGGCGCGTCTCTATGAAGAGATGCGTACCCGCTTCCAGCAGAATGGCGACCGCGATGCTATCGAGCAGGCCAAGGCCGTGCTCGATGAAGTCCAGCACCTGTCGATGGCTGACCGCGAGCGCCTGTTCGGCTATCTCGAGGGGACCGGCAAGATGATTCTGGTCGAGCCGGGCTACCTGCTCACCGAAGCCTCCAAGATGCCGGGGCTGGATGGCCAGAAGATGTCGAAGTCGTACAACAACACCATCACCATGCGTGAATCCGAGGAGTCGGTCAGCAAGAAGGTGCGCAGCATGCCGACCGACCCGGCCCGCGTCCGCCGCACCGATGCCGGCGACCCGGCCAAGTGTCCGGTCTGGCAACTGCACCAGGTCTACTCCAACGACGCCTGCAAGGAATGGGTGCAAGCCGGTTGCCGCAGTGCCGGCATTGGCTGTATCGAATGCAAGCAGCCGGTGATCGACGCCATTCTGCGCGAACAGGCGCCGATGCGCGAACGCGCCCAGGTCTATCTGGACGATCCGACGCTGGTCAAGAACATCATCGCCGACGGCTGCGAAAAGGCCCGTGAATACGCCCGCGAAACCATGCGCGACGTGCGCGAGGCGATGGGGCTGGAATACCACTGA
- a CDS encoding site-2 protease family protein: MDSLIQTIAISALPVIFAITLHEAAHGYAARHFGDPTAFLAGRITLNPLRHIDPVGTILIPAMILLFSGGSFLFGYAKPVPVDFGRLRHPKRDMLWVAAAGPAVNLLMALGWAALLKFAVTAPENLYSLPLAEMSRVGVMINCALMVLNLLPLPPLDGGRIAVSLLPYSLAWKFAQLERWGFPILLVLLFTGILDAIMNPLLGMAMRIIRVIFSF, encoded by the coding sequence GTGGATAGCCTGATCCAGACCATTGCTATTTCCGCCTTGCCGGTGATTTTTGCCATCACCCTGCACGAAGCGGCGCATGGTTATGCGGCTCGCCATTTTGGTGACCCAACGGCATTTCTGGCTGGGCGGATCACGCTCAATCCGTTGCGCCATATCGACCCGGTCGGCACCATTCTGATTCCGGCCATGATCCTGCTCTTTTCCGGCGGCTCCTTCCTGTTCGGTTACGCCAAGCCGGTGCCGGTCGATTTTGGCCGTCTACGTCACCCCAAGCGTGACATGCTGTGGGTGGCGGCGGCCGGCCCGGCAGTCAACCTGCTGATGGCTCTGGGCTGGGCGGCGCTCCTCAAGTTCGCCGTGACCGCACCGGAGAACCTCTATTCACTGCCGCTGGCCGAAATGAGCCGGGTTGGTGTGATGATCAATTGCGCCCTCATGGTGCTTAACCTGCTGCCTTTGCCGCCGCTTGACGGTGGGCGTATCGCGGTCAGCCTGCTGCCCTATTCGCTGGCCTGGAAATTTGCCCAGCTTGAGCGCTGGGGCTTCCCTATTTTGCTGGTCCTGCTGTTCACCGGTATCCTCGATGCCATCATGAATCCGCTGCTCGGTATGGCGATGCGGATAATCCGAGTCATTTTCAGTTTCTAA
- a CDS encoding L-threonylcarbamoyladenylate synthase, giving the protein MARVVHIHPESPQQRLLAQAAEFIRNGAIVALPTDSCYALGCHLGDKEALDRIRQIRQMDDRHHLTLMVRDLSEIAHFARVDNAQYRLLKATTPGSYTFILEGSKELPRRVMHPKRKTIGLRVPDHPVALALLEELNEPLLTTTLQLPGDEFPLTEGWEIQDRLDDHLELILDGGHCGTEPTTIIDLTGSTPELVRAGRGPLAPFGLG; this is encoded by the coding sequence ATGGCACGCGTTGTTCATATCCACCCCGAATCACCGCAGCAGCGCCTGCTCGCCCAGGCTGCCGAGTTCATCCGCAACGGCGCCATCGTCGCCCTGCCGACGGACTCCTGTTATGCCCTGGGTTGCCATCTCGGCGACAAGGAAGCGCTGGATCGCATTCGCCAGATCCGCCAGATGGATGATCGCCACCACCTCACGTTGATGGTCCGCGATCTGTCCGAAATCGCCCATTTTGCCCGCGTCGACAACGCCCAGTACCGCTTGCTCAAGGCGACGACACCGGGCAGCTACACCTTCATTCTCGAAGGCTCGAAGGAATTGCCGCGCCGGGTCATGCACCCCAAGCGCAAGACCATCGGCCTGCGTGTGCCGGATCACCCGGTCGCGCTGGCCTTGCTTGAAGAACTGAATGAGCCCTTGCTGACGACGACCTTGCAATTGCCGGGTGACGAGTTCCCGCTGACCGAGGGCTGGGAAATCCAGGACCGTCTCGATGACCATCTCGAACTCATTCTCGACGGGGGCCATTGCGGCACCGAGCCGACGACGATCATCGACCTGACCGGTTCGACGCCCGAACTGGTGCGCGCCGGGCGTGGTCCGCTGGCACCCTTTGGCCTGGGCTGA
- a CDS encoding 3',5'-nucleoside bisphosphate phosphatase → MTPANFDFHCHSIVSDGFLPPAVVAQRAAANGVDLWALTDHDDISGLSEARGAAEAAGMAFVNGVEISIEWRGVPIHVVGLGFDAANPALTGGLDELRLGRVERAKRMGEALAAIGIPGVYEGALTFVTNPSLISRAHFARYMVSINIARDVPGIFQHYLTPGKPGYVDHRWATLDDAVGWIAGAGGVAVVAHPGRYKMSGADMRHFLGDFKDAGGQGIEVTCGSHSPDHVMHFARLARHFSFHASRGSDFHGPDESYVDLGKLPPLPEDLKPVWRLVI, encoded by the coding sequence GTGACGCCTGCCAATTTTGATTTTCACTGCCATTCCATCGTCTCCGACGGCTTTTTGCCGCCGGCGGTCGTGGCGCAGCGGGCGGCAGCCAATGGTGTCGATCTGTGGGCACTGACCGACCATGATGATATTAGTGGCCTGTCGGAAGCCAGGGGGGCGGCAGAAGCGGCCGGCATGGCTTTCGTCAATGGCGTCGAGATCTCGATTGAATGGCGCGGTGTTCCCATCCATGTGGTCGGTCTTGGCTTCGATGCGGCCAATCCGGCCTTGACCGGTGGCCTCGATGAACTCCGACTGGGCCGCGTCGAACGGGCTAAACGTATGGGCGAGGCGCTGGCCGCCATCGGCATCCCCGGCGTTTATGAAGGTGCCCTGACCTTTGTCACCAACCCGAGCCTGATCTCGCGGGCCCATTTTGCCCGTTACATGGTGTCGATCAACATTGCCCGCGATGTGCCGGGCATCTTTCAGCATTACCTGACGCCGGGCAAGCCGGGCTATGTCGATCATCGCTGGGCAACGCTCGACGACGCCGTGGGCTGGATTGCCGGGGCGGGTGGCGTCGCCGTGGTGGCCCATCCTGGCCGCTACAAGATGTCGGGTGCCGACATGCGCCACTTTCTTGGCGATTTCAAGGATGCGGGCGGGCAGGGCATTGAAGTCACCTGTGGCAGTCATTCGCCTGATCACGTCATGCATTTCGCCCGTCTGGCCCGCCATTTTTCCTTCCATGCCTCACGCGGTTCCGATTTTCACGGCCCGGACGAGAGCTATGTTGATCTCGGCAAGCTGCCGCCCTTGCCGGAAGACCTCAAGCCAGTCTGGCGTCTGGTGATCTGA
- a CDS encoding S-methyl-5'-thioinosine phosphorylase has protein sequence MLAIIGGSGLTTLSNLDVSHREVVRTPYGEASGALVFGQICGQPVVFLPRHGYGHTIPPHMVNYRANMWALHHHKVSGVISVASVGSIRPDLHPGDIVLPDQIIDYTWGRKSTMFDGNGTPVTHVDFTEPYDADLRRRILAAGQQLSIDVKVDAVYAATQGPRLETAAEINRLERDGADVVGMTGMPEAILARELGLPYAAINVVANHAAGRGNSVNGIHFESLEHVLQEAMGRVRAIVENLVGCTDSCQPMGLSG, from the coding sequence ATGCTGGCAATCATCGGCGGCAGCGGTCTGACGACCCTGTCCAATCTCGACGTTTCGCATCGCGAAGTGGTGCGCACCCCCTACGGCGAAGCCTCCGGCGCCCTGGTGTTCGGCCAGATCTGTGGTCAGCCGGTAGTCTTTCTGCCGCGTCATGGCTACGGTCATACCATTCCGCCGCACATGGTCAATTACCGGGCCAACATGTGGGCTTTGCATCACCACAAGGTGAGCGGTGTCATTTCCGTGGCTTCGGTCGGCAGCATCCGTCCCGACCTGCATCCGGGCGACATCGTCCTGCCCGACCAGATCATCGATTACACCTGGGGCCGCAAATCGACCATGTTCGACGGTAACGGCACGCCGGTGACGCACGTTGACTTTACCGAGCCCTATGATGCCGACCTGCGTCGCCGTATTCTTGCGGCTGGGCAGCAACTGAGCATCGACGTCAAAGTGGATGCCGTTTATGCCGCCACACAGGGGCCGCGTCTGGAAACGGCGGCCGAAATCAATCGCCTGGAACGTGACGGTGCCGACGTGGTCGGCATGACCGGCATGCCGGAGGCCATTCTGGCCCGTGAACTGGGTTTGCCCTATGCGGCCATCAACGTCGTCGCCAACCATGCGGCGGGTCGTGGCAACAGCGTCAATGGCATTCATTTCGAAAGCCTCGAGCATGTCCTGCAGGAGGCGATGGGACGAGTCAGGGCGATTGTCGAAAATCTGGTCGGATGCACGGATAGTTGCCAGCCGATGGGTCTGTCGGGTTAA
- a CDS encoding bifunctional 2-polyprenyl-6-hydroxyphenol methylase/3-demethylubiquinol 3-O-methyltransferase UbiG: protein MSGATVAEFIGYWEHEGEAYVRHGDYDWMASLVPGQRVLEIGCGVGFATQALARRGCAVLSIDSLDDCLERTRQRVDPAQVTLLQADLTALSDAQRSTIGDFAPDVVVCWLMGAPAATTGAQASDGGRAVIAYREKLHRLVAELAASLPSVRWLHLLDRTAIPWQAKDIGRDTLVNYHLGKTLLDLPFTATRQSALYRKLGEEVGGPQRKQHPSLKGVVPTLASLLAERKQ from the coding sequence ATGAGCGGTGCGACGGTCGCCGAGTTCATCGGCTACTGGGAACATGAGGGCGAGGCCTACGTCCGGCACGGCGATTACGACTGGATGGCGTCCCTCGTCCCCGGTCAGCGCGTGCTTGAAATTGGCTGCGGCGTCGGTTTTGCGACCCAGGCCCTGGCCCGGCGCGGCTGCGCCGTGCTCTCCATCGATTCGCTCGATGACTGCCTCGAACGAACGCGGCAACGCGTCGACCCGGCGCAGGTCACGCTCCTCCAGGCCGACCTGACCGCACTAAGCGACGCCCAGCGCAGCACCATCGGCGATTTTGCACCGGATGTCGTCGTCTGCTGGCTGATGGGCGCCCCGGCCGCAACGACCGGCGCGCAGGCCAGCGATGGCGGGCGGGCCGTCATCGCCTACCGCGAAAAGCTGCATCGCCTGGTCGCCGAACTCGCCGCCAGCCTGCCCAGCGTGCGCTGGCTGCATCTTCTGGATCGCACGGCGATTCCCTGGCAGGCCAAGGACATCGGCCGCGACACCCTGGTCAATTACCATCTGGGCAAGACCCTGCTCGACCTGCCGTTCACCGCGACACGCCAGTCGGCGCTCTATCGCAAGCTGGGCGAAGAGGTGGGCGGCCCCCAACGCAAACAGCACCCATCGCTCAAGGGCGTGGTGCCGACGCTGGCCTCGTTGCTGGCGGAAAGGAAGCAATAG
- a CDS encoding hypoxanthine-guanine phosphoribosyltransferase encodes MDVKKAQAMLANAELIHSEATVQGAVTEMAAAIRARLADKYPLVLCVMTGGVVFCGQLLTKLDFPLDFDYLHATRYGPETQGGKISWRSAPWTSVKGRSVLVVDDILDEGVTLAAVKESLRRMGADEVLTAVFADKLNGKQKPITADFVGLTVPDRFVFGFGMDAGGVWRNLPAVYAMKDDA; translated from the coding sequence ATGGACGTCAAAAAAGCGCAGGCCATGCTGGCCAATGCCGAACTGATTCATAGCGAGGCGACGGTGCAGGGGGCCGTGACGGAAATGGCAGCGGCGATTCGTGCCCGCCTGGCCGACAAGTACCCGCTGGTTCTCTGTGTAATGACCGGCGGCGTTGTCTTCTGCGGTCAATTGCTGACCAAGCTCGATTTTCCGCTCGATTTCGATTACCTGCACGCCACGCGCTACGGCCCGGAAACCCAGGGCGGCAAGATATCCTGGCGTTCCGCCCCGTGGACTTCGGTCAAGGGGCGTTCGGTGCTGGTCGTTGACGACATCCTCGACGAAGGCGTGACGTTGGCTGCGGTCAAGGAAAGTCTGCGCCGCATGGGGGCCGACGAGGTGCTCACAGCGGTGTTTGCCGACAAACTGAATGGCAAGCAAAAGCCGATTACCGCCGATTTCGTCGGCCTCACCGTGCCTGACCGTTTCGTCTTCGGTTTCGGCATGGATGCAGGCGGCGTCTGGCGCAACCTGCCCGCCGTATATGCCATGAAGGATGATGCATGA
- the galU gene encoding UTP--glucose-1-phosphate uridylyltransferase GalU, with amino-acid sequence MKKVRKAVFPVAGMGTRFLPATKASPKEMLPIVDKPLIQYAVEEAVAAGITDMVFVTGRSKRAIEDHFDKAYELESELEARGKSELLDFVRNMIPKNINCIYIRQAEALGLGHAVLCAKPVIGDEPFAVILADDLLDGDTAVMKQMTDTYDYYRCSVLGVQDVPRAETKSYGIVDARPVAERVEQINAIVEKPKPEEAPSTLAVVGRYILTPRIFHHLENVKPGAGGEIQLTDGIASLLSEEQVLAYRYDGTRYDCGSKLGYLQATVVFGQRHPEVGPAFDAYLKTLGG; translated from the coding sequence ATGAAAAAAGTCCGCAAGGCTGTATTCCCCGTTGCCGGCATGGGCACCCGTTTTCTGCCAGCGACCAAGGCCAGTCCGAAGGAAATGCTGCCCATTGTCGACAAGCCGCTGATCCAGTACGCCGTCGAAGAGGCGGTGGCCGCCGGGATCACCGACATGGTCTTTGTTACCGGTCGCTCAAAGCGCGCCATCGAGGATCATTTCGACAAGGCCTATGAGCTGGAAAGCGAACTTGAAGCGCGCGGCAAGAGTGAGTTGCTCGATTTCGTGCGCAACATGATTCCCAAGAACATCAACTGCATCTACATCCGTCAGGCCGAGGCGCTCGGTCTCGGCCACGCCGTGCTGTGTGCCAAGCCGGTGATCGGTGACGAGCCGTTTGCGGTGATCCTCGCCGACGACCTGCTTGACGGCGATACGGCGGTGATGAAGCAGATGACCGACACCTACGATTACTATCGGTGCTCGGTGCTCGGGGTGCAGGATGTGCCGCGGGCTGAAACCAAGAGCTACGGCATTGTCGATGCCCGGCCGGTAGCCGAGCGGGTCGAGCAGATCAATGCCATCGTCGAGAAGCCGAAGCCCGAAGAGGCGCCGTCGACGCTGGCCGTGGTTGGTCGCTATATCCTGACGCCGCGCATCTTCCATCATCTCGAAAACGTCAAGCCGGGGGCTGGTGGTGAAATCCAGCTGACCGACGGCATTGCCTCACTGCTCAGCGAGGAGCAGGTGCTGGCCTATCGTTATGACGGAACGCGCTACGATTGTGGTTCCAAGCTCGGCTATCTTCAGGCGACGGTCGTTTTCGGCCAGCGCCATCCGGAAGTTGGCCCGGCTTTCGATGCATATCTAAAAACACTGGGGGGCTGA
- the ligA gene encoding NAD-dependent DNA ligase LigA, with protein MLVPAVAAARAAWLRAELERHNHAYYDLDAPTIPDAEYDQLFRELQGLEADHPDLLTVDSPTQRVGGVPLKEFPPRQHGVPMLSLNNAFATEEVEAFDKRVRDGLETIAEIDYAVEPKFDGLAISLTYENGVFTCGATRGDGVTGEEVTPNLRTLRGIPLRLKGAGWPALIEVRGEVLMFKADFAQLNARQRERGDKEFANPRNAAAGSLRQLDSKITAGRPLSFFAYGVGAGADSLAVRTHGEMMNLLATWGFPVAEERRVVAGARGLLGYFVDIGVKRPALPYDIDGVVYKVNRLDWQARLGFVSRAPRFAIAHKFPAEEALTEVLGIDVQVGRTGAITPVARLKPVFVGGVTVTNATLHNEDEVRRKDVRVGDTVIVRRAGDVIPEVVAIVADKRPTRDLFGGEPLHPAFELPKVCPECGSAVARGEDEAIARCTGGLYCPAQRKQALWHFAARRAMDIEGLGDKLVDQLVDAGLVHTPADLYGLTVDTLAGLDRMGEKSAQNLVVAIASSRQTTLGRFIFGLGIRNVGEATARDLAKHFGGLDALLAADAASLQTVPDVGPVVAASIAAFFGEAHNREVIDGLRRAGVCWPEGEPATAGPQLLAGQTLVLTGTLPTLKRDDAKAMIEAAGGKVAGSVSKKTNYVVAGEEAGSKLEKAIELGITVIDEAELLKLLEKEVQ; from the coding sequence ATGCTTGTTCCTGCTGTTGCGGCGGCGCGCGCAGCCTGGCTGCGCGCTGAGCTTGAGCGCCATAATCACGCCTATTACGACCTCGATGCACCGACCATCCCGGATGCCGAGTATGACCAGTTGTTTCGTGAACTGCAGGGCCTCGAGGCCGACCATCCCGATCTGCTGACGGTTGATTCGCCGACCCAGCGGGTGGGTGGCGTTCCCCTCAAGGAATTCCCGCCGCGCCAGCACGGCGTACCGATGCTCTCGCTCAACAACGCTTTTGCGACCGAGGAGGTGGAAGCCTTCGACAAGCGCGTGCGCGATGGTCTGGAGACGATTGCCGAGATTGATTACGCGGTCGAGCCGAAATTCGATGGCCTGGCCATCAGCCTGACCTATGAAAACGGTGTCTTCACCTGCGGCGCGACGCGCGGTGATGGTGTGACCGGCGAGGAAGTAACCCCCAATTTGCGCACCCTGCGCGGGATCCCTCTGCGCCTGAAGGGCGCGGGCTGGCCGGCGCTGATCGAGGTGCGCGGCGAAGTGCTGATGTTCAAGGCCGATTTCGCCCAACTCAATGCCCGCCAACGCGAACGCGGTGACAAGGAATTCGCCAATCCGCGCAATGCCGCCGCCGGCAGTCTGCGCCAGCTCGATTCGAAGATTACGGCTGGACGGCCCTTGTCGTTTTTTGCTTATGGCGTCGGGGCGGGGGCGGATTCATTGGCCGTCAGGACGCATGGCGAGATGATGAATCTCCTGGCTACCTGGGGTTTCCCGGTGGCCGAGGAACGCCGTGTCGTGGCCGGCGCGCGTGGTCTGCTCGGCTATTTTGTCGATATTGGAGTCAAGCGTCCGGCGCTGCCCTACGACATCGATGGTGTGGTGTACAAGGTCAATCGCCTCGACTGGCAGGCCCGCCTCGGCTTTGTCTCGCGGGCGCCGCGCTTTGCCATCGCCCACAAGTTTCCGGCTGAAGAGGCGCTCACGGAGGTGCTCGGCATCGATGTTCAGGTTGGACGTACCGGTGCGATTACCCCCGTTGCCCGGTTAAAGCCGGTGTTTGTCGGCGGCGTCACGGTCACCAACGCCACCCTACACAACGAGGATGAAGTTCGCCGCAAGGATGTCCGGGTCGGCGATACGGTGATTGTCCGGCGGGCTGGTGATGTGATTCCCGAGGTTGTCGCCATCGTCGCCGACAAGCGGCCGACGCGTGACCTGTTCGGAGGCGAGCCGTTGCATCCAGCCTTCGAACTGCCCAAAGTATGTCCCGAATGCGGCTCGGCCGTGGCGCGCGGCGAGGATGAGGCAATTGCCCGCTGTACCGGCGGCCTCTATTGCCCGGCACAGCGCAAGCAGGCGCTGTGGCACTTTGCGGCGCGGCGGGCGATGGATATCGAGGGACTGGGCGACAAACTCGTCGATCAGCTGGTTGATGCCGGGCTGGTCCACACGCCGGCTGATCTCTATGGCTTGACGGTCGATACGCTGGCTGGACTCGATCGCATGGGCGAAAAATCGGCGCAGAATCTGGTGGTGGCGATTGCCAGCAGCCGGCAGACGACGCTTGGGCGATTTATCTTCGGGCTGGGTATTCGCAATGTCGGCGAAGCCACGGCGCGTGATCTGGCCAAGCATTTTGGCGGGCTCGATGCCTTGCTGGCGGCTGATGCCGCCAGTCTGCAAACGGTGCCGGATGTCGGGCCGGTGGTGGCTGCCAGCATCGCTGCATTCTTCGGTGAGGCGCACAATCGCGAGGTGATCGATGGCTTGCGCCGCGCCGGTGTCTGCTGGCCGGAAGGTGAGCCGGCCACAGCCGGGCCTCAGTTGCTGGCCGGCCAGACGCTGGTGCTGACCGGTACCTTGCCGACCCTCAAACGCGATGATGCCAAGGCGATGATCGAGGCGGCCGGGGGCAAGGTCGCCGGCTCAGTGTCGAAGAAGACGAATTACGTCGTGGCTGGCGAAGAAGCCGGTTCAAAGCTCGAAAAAGCCATCGAACTGGGTATCACGGTAATAGATGAGGCAGAATTGCTAAAGTTGCTCGAAAAGGAAGTCCAATAA